Proteins from a single region of Chryseobacterium sp. W4I1:
- a CDS encoding SMUG2 DNA glycosylase family protein, whose product MDKTFADKVIQFNENLEYTGELPEAFQALNPYLDNPETMTVMQEFYHKYYNDQNRRKFIIGINPSRHGAGVTGVPFTDTKRLEAVCGIKMQSARTHEVSSVFMYDMIAEYGGAEEFYKDIYINSPFPLAIVRKTKTGWLNANYYDDKKLFEAVKDFMIDSLKKHLSLGVDTSEVFVLGKKNSVFISALNKEAHLFDKMTVLEHPRYIQQYKTKEKQLYIDKYILALKNKKSPE is encoded by the coding sequence ATGGATAAAACTTTTGCGGATAAAGTCATTCAGTTTAATGAAAATCTAGAATATACTGGGGAACTTCCTGAAGCGTTTCAGGCATTGAACCCGTATCTGGACAATCCGGAAACCATGACTGTCATGCAGGAATTTTATCACAAATATTATAATGATCAGAACCGGAGGAAATTCATCATCGGCATTAATCCCAGCCGGCATGGAGCAGGAGTAACGGGTGTTCCGTTTACCGATACCAAAAGGCTGGAGGCTGTCTGCGGGATTAAAATGCAGTCAGCCCGGACCCATGAAGTTTCCTCGGTTTTCATGTACGATATGATCGCCGAATATGGTGGTGCAGAAGAATTTTACAAAGATATTTACATCAATTCACCATTTCCGCTGGCCATTGTCAGAAAAACAAAAACAGGCTGGCTGAACGCCAATTATTATGATGATAAAAAACTCTTTGAGGCCGTAAAAGATTTTATGATTGATTCCTTGAAAAAGCATCTCAGTCTAGGGGTCGATACTTCAGAGGTTTTTGTTCTCGGCAAAAAGAATTCAGTATTTATTTCGGCATTGAATAAAGAAGCTCATTTGTTCGATAAAATGACCGTTCTTGAGCATCCAAGATATATCCAACAATACAAAACAAAAGAAAAACAGCTCTATATTGACAAATATATTTTAGCACTGAAAAACAAAAAATCCCCTGAATAA
- a CDS encoding T9SS type A sorting domain-containing protein, whose product MKRSIFLTICSLLISLFSFGQTSTEQFETESNGSPSFTDNGVIFNIISYVSTFDIQANYPGTGWNGTANDNRYIDNSGSVATDASFSIKSTSNLFKVNRFWIFLSNNALNQNVVGNLTVTGKLSGVTKFTQTKTTGFVTSLGATNGYTLIDLTNLNGQNYSNIVIDELRITSGGAYTYVGVDSFTWVKDTGIVLATNDAATPQKRMSIYPNPTSGPLSITTESPTQAEIYSQDGKLLKNIEMKKGANQTDISELPNGVYILKTSSGSSKIIKK is encoded by the coding sequence ATGAAAAGATCTATTTTTTTAACCATCTGTAGTCTGCTCATATCTTTATTTTCTTTTGGACAGACCAGTACGGAACAATTTGAAACTGAATCCAACGGGAGTCCAAGTTTCACAGATAACGGAGTGATTTTTAATATCATTTCCTATGTATCAACATTTGACATTCAGGCAAATTACCCGGGAACGGGCTGGAATGGGACAGCTAATGATAACAGGTATATTGATAATTCCGGTTCTGTTGCCACAGATGCTTCTTTTAGTATTAAGAGCACATCCAACTTATTTAAAGTCAATCGATTTTGGATATTTCTTTCTAATAATGCATTAAATCAAAATGTTGTCGGAAATCTTACCGTAACCGGAAAATTATCTGGAGTAACTAAATTTACTCAAACCAAGACGACAGGTTTTGTTACATCTCTTGGTGCAACCAATGGATATACTTTAATTGATTTAACAAATCTGAATGGGCAAAACTATTCGAACATTGTTATTGATGAACTTCGAATCACTTCAGGCGGAGCCTATACCTATGTAGGTGTGGATTCATTTACCTGGGTAAAAGATACAGGTATTGTATTGGCAACGAATGACGCTGCAACTCCACAAAAAAGAATGAGTATTTATCCTAATCCTACCAGCGGACCTCTTTCTATTACAACGGAAAGCCCTACCCAGGCTGAAATTTACAGCCAGGATGGTAAACTTCTGAAAAATATTGAAATGAAAAAAGGAGCCAATCAGACAGATATCTCGGAACTTCCGAATGGTGTTTACATCTTAAAGACATCGTCGGGATCTTCCAAAATTATCAAGAAATAA
- a CDS encoding phage tail protein encodes MEEYMATVQLFAGNFAPKNWMFCDGRLLSIAQNSALFSLLGTTYGGDGVTTFALPNLIGRMALGSGNMNANKYYPLGVAAGTDQNTLLQQNLPSIGAGFQLKVANANATVAAPSANTSIAITGNQVGRDFTAVPSFVQADPDTAINARSISYTGQNLPVNNMPPYLGLNYIICVAGIYPSRD; translated from the coding sequence ATGGAAGAATACATGGCGACCGTACAATTATTTGCAGGAAATTTTGCACCTAAAAACTGGATGTTCTGCGATGGAAGATTATTAAGCATCGCTCAAAACTCAGCATTATTTTCATTATTGGGAACTACATATGGTGGCGACGGCGTTACTACTTTTGCCTTACCTAATTTGATTGGGCGCATGGCGTTAGGATCCGGGAATATGAATGCCAATAAATACTATCCTTTAGGTGTGGCAGCAGGAACAGATCAGAATACATTGCTTCAACAGAATCTACCGAGTATCGGAGCAGGATTTCAGTTAAAAGTTGCAAATGCAAACGCTACAGTAGCAGCCCCATCAGCTAACACTTCTATTGCTATTACTGGAAACCAGGTTGGAAGAGATTTCACAGCGGTACCAAGTTTCGTACAGGCAGATCCTGATACTGCAATCAATGCGAGATCTATCAGCTATACGGGACAAAATCTTCCGGTAAACAACATGCCGCCTTACTTAGGGCTTAATTATATCATTTGCGTAGCGGGAATTTATCCTTCACGTGACTAA
- a CDS encoding enoyl-CoA hydratase/isomerase family protein, with protein sequence MNEFVASEIKNNIAEITFGTPKSNSLPGIILEKLAQTILDEGAKEEVKAILVKSDGEKAFCAGASFDELLAIEELEASTKFFGGFAKVLNAMRNCGKIVVVRVQGKTTGGGVGIACGADYCFATKDSALALTEINLGIGPFVIGPYVERKIGKSQFSAMAIDADFRSAEWAEQHNIYHSVSENIEEMDSRLDKFMQTLASRSSEALALIKKVSWEGTDHFSELMPARIHMSASLILEDSAKKNIESIKQRLRAK encoded by the coding sequence ATGAACGAATTCGTAGCATCAGAAATTAAAAATAATATTGCCGAAATCACTTTCGGAACCCCAAAAAGCAATTCACTTCCCGGTATCATTTTAGAGAAACTGGCTCAGACCATCCTGGATGAGGGTGCTAAAGAAGAAGTAAAAGCTATTTTAGTAAAAAGTGACGGTGAAAAAGCGTTCTGCGCAGGAGCAAGTTTCGATGAGCTTTTAGCTATTGAAGAGCTTGAAGCCTCTACGAAATTTTTCGGTGGATTTGCAAAAGTTCTGAATGCTATGAGAAACTGCGGTAAAATAGTCGTAGTAAGAGTTCAGGGAAAAACAACCGGTGGAGGAGTAGGAATTGCCTGTGGTGCAGATTACTGTTTTGCTACAAAAGATTCTGCTTTAGCACTTACGGAGATCAATTTAGGAATCGGACCATTCGTGATCGGGCCTTATGTGGAAAGAAAGATTGGGAAATCACAGTTCTCTGCAATGGCTATTGATGCAGACTTCAGATCCGCAGAGTGGGCAGAGCAGCATAACATCTATCATTCTGTATCAGAGAATATTGAAGAAATGGATTCCAGATTAGACAAATTTATGCAGACATTAGCTTCCAGAAGCAGTGAAGCATTGGCATTGATCAAAAAAGTTTCCTGGGAAGGAACAGATCATTTCAGTGAACTGATGCCGGCAAGAATTCATATGAGTGCCAGTTTGATCCTTGAAGATTCTGCCAAGAAAAATATTGAATCCATTAAACAAAGACTGAGAGCGAAATAA
- a CDS encoding SusC/RagA family TonB-linked outer membrane protein — MKLQLSLLTAVLFFAGGQTVAAQKAKRDTTQEEHKIDEVIVVAYGSQKKETLVGSNTEVKAKQFADRPISSIGQAIDGASAGVKVSTGTGQPGSSPSIQIRGIGSYGITTAPLYVVDGTVYTGSLAAINPNDIASFNILKDAASTSLYGSAAANGVILITTKSGRKGKDSFNFGMSTGYVGRSIPEYDRVNVHQYYPLIWEAIRNGRFASNPALGLAAANNYASIVLVSGNTAFGPGVLKTNVFDVDPHQLVIDGVLNPNAKLKYTDLDWQGPLINTGFRQNYELNYSGGSNTTSYFTSVGYTNETGYLIKSDFERFTARLKVDSQVKSWLKLGTSISGVSSNGNNSVDGVDNNSSYINPYRWTRTMGPIYSPYAHDLNTFATLYDGAGNVIYDPGSLRGADAAAGRNVIQETLLNKDISKNYYIISRAYAEIKVDPYLTLSTNVGYDIRNNRRSTYGNRIIGDSAPAGAAEKISFSEQTLTWNQLLNYKRKFGNHNFEYLLGHENYKFTYEYLYGYKKGQVVDDNDELINFVTPSTLTSQTDNYRKEGVFSRLNYDYNSKYMLSGSIRWDGSSRFSKDVRWDSFWSVGAGWRIKGEEFLKDSNLISDLKLRGSYGEVGNDRTDSYYMYKSTYSLGYNNAQEPGILFGFLADPTITWETNKQTDVGVDFGFFNNRISGSVEYYNRVTEDLIFPVPLPVSSGVPNNNISRNVGTMYNRGFEFSINADVIKNENFTWNINANASTLKNEVTELSNGIKEIINGSKKISVGHSVYDYWLRQWYGVDPADGAPLFLVSDDYAGTTASDIRTVNGTLVTTNFNKAKYDYSGTAIPNLFGSFGTAITYKQWALSAMFTYQLGGKTYDTNYATLMSSYSQGGALSTDILNRWTTPGQITDTPALNSSTYTSSNAASSRWLVSSDFITFRQAALSYSFSPETLSQLGISGLKILVSGENLWSKTARKGLEPAQAFNGTTSNRYTPARIVTIGFNISF; from the coding sequence ATGAAATTACAATTATCGTTATTGACAGCTGTGCTCTTTTTTGCAGGTGGACAGACTGTTGCAGCTCAAAAAGCTAAACGCGACACTACTCAGGAAGAACATAAAATAGATGAGGTGATCGTTGTAGCCTATGGTAGCCAAAAAAAAGAAACATTAGTAGGCTCTAATACAGAAGTAAAGGCAAAACAATTTGCAGACCGTCCTATTTCAAGTATTGGGCAGGCTATCGACGGTGCCAGTGCCGGCGTTAAGGTAAGCACAGGAACCGGCCAGCCAGGCAGTTCACCCAGCATCCAGATCAGAGGTATTGGCTCTTATGGCATTACGACAGCACCTTTATATGTAGTAGATGGAACAGTTTATACAGGCTCACTTGCTGCAATTAATCCTAATGATATTGCTTCGTTCAATATTTTAAAAGATGCTGCCTCCACATCACTTTATGGTTCGGCTGCAGCTAACGGTGTTATTCTTATCACTACTAAATCAGGAAGGAAGGGCAAAGATTCTTTTAATTTTGGCATGAGTACCGGATATGTGGGAAGATCTATTCCTGAATATGATAGGGTAAATGTTCATCAATACTATCCGCTTATCTGGGAAGCTATCAGAAATGGAAGATTTGCATCTAACCCGGCATTAGGGCTCGCTGCTGCTAATAATTATGCTTCTATAGTTTTGGTTTCTGGAAACACGGCATTTGGACCAGGGGTTCTAAAAACAAATGTATTTGACGTTGATCCTCATCAATTAGTTATTGATGGGGTGTTAAATCCAAACGCTAAACTGAAATATACAGATTTAGATTGGCAGGGGCCTTTAATTAATACAGGTTTCAGGCAGAATTATGAACTCAACTATAGTGGAGGGAGCAATACAACCTCTTATTTTACTTCTGTAGGATATACAAACGAAACGGGATATCTTATAAAGTCTGATTTTGAAAGATTTACAGCTAGGTTGAAAGTTGATTCTCAGGTTAAAAGCTGGCTTAAACTTGGGACAAGTATCAGTGGTGTTTCTTCCAATGGAAACAATTCTGTTGATGGGGTAGATAATAATTCGTCCTACATCAATCCATACAGGTGGACAAGAACAATGGGGCCTATTTATAGCCCTTATGCTCATGATCTCAATACATTTGCTACTCTTTATGATGGTGCCGGAAATGTGATATACGATCCGGGAAGTTTAAGAGGAGCTGACGCAGCTGCAGGAAGAAATGTGATCCAAGAGACTCTTCTCAATAAAGATATTTCAAAAAACTATTATATTATTTCAAGGGCATATGCCGAAATCAAGGTTGACCCTTATCTTACATTATCCACTAATGTTGGGTATGATATAAGAAATAACCGACGAAGCACATATGGAAACAGAATCATTGGTGATTCAGCACCTGCTGGAGCAGCAGAGAAAATAAGTTTTTCTGAGCAGACATTAACCTGGAACCAGCTCTTAAACTACAAAAGAAAATTCGGTAACCATAATTTTGAGTATTTATTAGGACATGAAAATTATAAGTTCACTTATGAATATCTATATGGCTATAAAAAAGGACAGGTTGTAGATGATAATGATGAGCTGATCAACTTTGTAACACCATCAACGCTTACTTCTCAAACAGACAATTACAGGAAAGAGGGAGTTTTTTCTAGACTGAATTATGACTATAATTCTAAATATATGCTTTCCGGATCTATCCGTTGGGACGGTTCATCCAGATTTAGTAAAGATGTAAGGTGGGATTCTTTTTGGTCTGTTGGGGCAGGGTGGAGAATTAAAGGAGAAGAATTTTTAAAAGATTCTAATCTGATCAGTGATTTAAAACTTCGTGGTTCTTACGGAGAAGTAGGAAATGACAGAACAGACAGTTACTACATGTACAAAAGTACTTATAGTCTAGGCTATAATAATGCTCAGGAACCTGGAATTCTGTTTGGATTCTTAGCGGATCCTACAATTACATGGGAAACCAATAAGCAGACTGATGTTGGAGTTGATTTTGGATTTTTTAATAACAGAATTTCAGGTTCTGTAGAGTACTATAATAGAGTTACAGAAGATTTAATTTTCCCTGTACCTCTTCCGGTTTCTTCTGGTGTTCCAAACAATAATATCAGTAGAAATGTAGGGACCATGTACAATCGGGGATTTGAGTTCAGTATTAATGCTGATGTTATTAAAAATGAAAACTTTACATGGAATATCAATGCAAATGCTTCAACATTAAAGAATGAGGTTACAGAGCTTTCTAACGGAATAAAAGAAATTATTAACGGAAGCAAAAAAATTTCGGTGGGACATTCTGTATATGATTACTGGTTGAGACAGTGGTACGGTGTTGATCCTGCAGATGGTGCACCATTATTTTTGGTATCCGACGATTATGCAGGTACAACGGCCTCTGATATTAGAACAGTTAATGGAACTCTTGTTACAACCAACTTTAATAAAGCGAAGTATGACTATTCAGGTACCGCAATTCCAAATTTATTTGGGAGTTTTGGAACTGCAATTACCTATAAACAATGGGCACTGTCAGCAATGTTTACCTACCAGTTAGGAGGCAAAACATATGATACTAATTATGCAACATTAATGTCAAGCTATTCTCAGGGAGGAGCGTTAAGTACTGATATTTTAAACAGATGGACTACTCCAGGACAGATTACCGATACCCCTGCGTTGAATTCATCTACTTACACCAGTTCAAATGCAGCTTCTTCAAGATGGTTGGTAAGTTCTGATTTTATCACTTTTAGACAGGCTGCCTTGAGCTATAGTTTCAGTCCTGAAACTTTATCTCAGCTTGGAATATCAGGATTGAAGATCCTTGTGTCCGGTGAAAATTTATGGAGTAAAACAGCAAGAAAAGGTCTGGAACCAGCTCAAGCTTTCAACGGAACTACATCTAATAGATATACTCCAGCCAGAATAGTTACCATTGGATTTAATATATCATTTTAA
- a CDS encoding RagB/SusD family nutrient uptake outer membrane protein: MKNIKKQYVKWAVIFSVFTVLFSCKSDYLETDPTTAVSEDAAYASATNLMAVINGMHRDMYYRQNDSQGQNGQGGIMIMMDAIGEDLVFPSTGNGWYISTVRWQDQVNESSLYVFYPYQFYYALIRNANLVIANGPSVPVANAADANTVKLAIGEAHAFRAFCYYMLVQIYGKRYVPGTVNSQLGVPIRLEANEIPLARNTVEDVYTQINNDLNEASTRLAGSKRLTKSHFDDKVILGLRARIALTQGNYAVAAASAKLARTDYPLMDNTAYTAGFNNLAGNSEWIWGATIIADQGETFSNFGAYMSRNFNSTNIRQAPKAINSKLFLMFPTTDVRTKNFDPSGAHTSLALPSTYSKFAYTSQKFLSASFADSRVDLPYMRAAEMYLIEAEALARLGNETDSKTVFNLLAKNRNIGYAGASTTGTAYINEILNSRRLELWGEGFRLLDLKRLNQGLDRTGANHSSVVTNNLMTVPNTDPRWEFLIPRNEINANPLIVQNPL, translated from the coding sequence ATGAAAAATATAAAAAAACAATATGTAAAATGGGCTGTTATTTTTTCGGTCTTTACTGTACTATTTTCATGTAAAAGTGATTACCTTGAAACAGATCCCACCACTGCTGTCTCTGAGGACGCTGCCTACGCAAGTGCTACTAATCTTATGGCGGTTATTAATGGAATGCATAGGGACATGTATTACAGGCAGAATGATAGCCAGGGGCAGAACGGTCAGGGAGGTATCATGATTATGATGGATGCTATAGGGGAAGATCTTGTGTTTCCTTCTACAGGGAATGGCTGGTATATTTCAACCGTCAGATGGCAGGATCAGGTGAATGAAAGCAGTTTGTATGTTTTTTATCCGTACCAGTTTTATTATGCCCTTATCAGAAATGCCAATTTAGTGATTGCCAACGGACCTTCAGTTCCAGTTGCTAATGCTGCAGATGCCAATACGGTAAAGCTCGCAATTGGTGAAGCTCATGCATTCAGAGCATTCTGTTATTATATGCTGGTTCAGATTTATGGTAAAAGATATGTTCCGGGTACTGTGAACAGTCAGCTTGGAGTTCCTATCAGACTGGAGGCTAACGAAATTCCTCTGGCAAGAAATACCGTTGAAGATGTTTATACACAAATCAATAATGATCTTAATGAAGCTTCCACAAGACTTGCCGGAAGTAAAAGACTAACAAAGTCTCATTTTGATGATAAGGTGATTCTTGGATTGAGAGCCAGGATTGCTCTTACACAGGGGAATTATGCTGTTGCCGCTGCATCTGCTAAATTAGCCAGAACTGATTATCCTCTGATGGATAATACAGCTTATACAGCCGGATTTAATAATCTGGCAGGAAACAGCGAATGGATCTGGGGTGCTACTATCATTGCAGATCAGGGCGAAACATTCTCGAATTTCGGAGCGTATATGTCAAGAAATTTTAATTCCACCAATATACGTCAGGCACCAAAAGCGATTAACAGTAAATTATTTCTGATGTTTCCTACGACAGATGTGAGAACTAAAAACTTTGATCCTTCGGGAGCACATACTTCTCTGGCTTTGCCTTCTACTTATTCTAAATTTGCATATACCAGCCAAAAGTTTCTTTCTGCCAGTTTTGCAGACAGTAGAGTAGATCTTCCTTATATGCGTGCTGCAGAAATGTATCTTATAGAGGCGGAAGCTTTAGCCAGATTAGGAAATGAAACAGACTCAAAGACCGTATTTAACCTACTCGCTAAAAACAGAAATATTGGCTATGCCGGAGCCAGCACGACAGGGACTGCCTATATCAATGAAATTCTTAACAGCAGAAGGCTCGAATTATGGGGTGAAGGATTTAGACTCTTAGACCTGAAAAGACTAAATCAGGGGCTGGACAGAACTGGTGCCAATCATTCGTCTGTGGTTACGAATAATCTGATGACCGTTCCGAATACCGATCCACGCTGGGAATTCCTTATTCCAAGAAATGAAATCAATGCCAATCCACTCATTGTTCAAAACCCATTGTAA
- a CDS encoding bile acid:sodium symporter: MTKLIDYSQIFLQENIPLNEEEINKIADHKKDFFKDFSGAVIAVIIIVMLMAAFFLQNEFKNFKYYHYILFFGGAVALYLFFALVHWLLYQYFKGRWKKDLENGKNRLSSMVISRHKTENDEYMMTFAGRHKGEKIMLPVEKTVYYQYELGTKVMVTYLKYSKEILSLDKL, translated from the coding sequence ATGACAAAACTAATTGACTATTCTCAAATATTCCTCCAAGAAAACATTCCATTGAATGAGGAAGAGATCAACAAGATAGCCGACCATAAAAAAGACTTTTTCAAAGATTTTTCAGGTGCAGTCATTGCTGTTATTATTATCGTAATGCTTATGGCCGCTTTCTTCCTACAAAATGAATTCAAAAATTTCAAATACTATCATTATATTTTATTTTTTGGTGGTGCGGTCGCGTTATATTTATTTTTCGCCCTAGTTCATTGGCTTTTATATCAATATTTTAAGGGAAGATGGAAAAAAGATCTCGAAAATGGAAAAAACAGGTTGAGTAGTATGGTTATTTCCCGGCACAAAACTGAAAATGATGAATACATGATGACCTTTGCCGGACGGCACAAAGGTGAAAAAATAATGCTTCCTGTTGAAAAAACTGTTTATTATCAATATGAATTAGGAACAAAAGTGATGGTAACTTATCTGAAGTACAGTAAGGAAATTCTTTCTCTTGATAAGCTATGA
- a CDS encoding transcriptional regulator: MIKINQLNKEFESRVRLGIMSVLMVNDWVDFSEMKSLLDITDGNLASHSNALEKAGYIEVKKEFVGKKPKTSYRVTQNGRTAFNEHLDGLEKLLGR; encoded by the coding sequence ATGATTAAAATAAATCAACTCAACAAAGAATTCGAAAGCCGTGTAAGATTGGGTATCATGTCCGTTCTTATGGTCAACGACTGGGTTGATTTTTCTGAAATGAAGTCGCTTTTGGATATTACAGACGGTAACCTGGCAAGCCATAGCAACGCTTTAGAAAAAGCCGGCTATATTGAAGTGAAAAAAGAATTTGTAGGAAAGAAGCCAAAAACTTCTTACCGTGTGACACAGAACGGGAGAACTGCTTTTAATGAACATTTAGATGGACTTGAAAAATTATTGGGAAGATAA
- a CDS encoding Coq4 family protein, whose product MKKMRVQFLLFIYDKTQKLYRTYFKKKKRQWQFNEKQLLEFQEDSLGRKLGEFYKKHGFSMIPKMENHDVHHLITGCGTQFEDEIAMQYLLLGNGKLNAHLLAAVVLGTVILPEYMKLYIKAYRKGQSMRPFYQWDFESLLWQNFDHLKDYIRQKETEVLF is encoded by the coding sequence ATGAAAAAAATGCGCGTTCAATTTCTGCTTTTTATCTACGATAAAACGCAAAAACTCTACAGGACCTATTTTAAAAAGAAAAAAAGACAGTGGCAGTTCAATGAGAAACAGCTGTTGGAGTTTCAGGAAGATTCTCTGGGTAGAAAACTGGGTGAGTTCTATAAAAAACACGGATTTTCTATGATCCCTAAAATGGAAAATCACGATGTACATCACCTGATCACAGGATGTGGGACTCAGTTTGAAGATGAGATCGCTATGCAGTATCTCCTTCTCGGAAACGGGAAACTTAATGCCCATCTCCTTGCGGCAGTAGTACTGGGAACAGTTATTCTGCCTGAATATATGAAATTGTATATCAAAGCATATAGAAAAGGACAGAGCATGAGACCTTTCTACCAATGGGATTTTGAAAGCCTGCTGTGGCAGAATTTCGATCATCTTAAAGATTATATCCGGCAAAAAGAAACAGAGGTATTGTTTTAA
- a CDS encoding DUF4173 domain-containing protein → MKTHHYIFLTTALFVILFYDQDMGMNLGILGIIYALLTLFKTPEKNKTKTLLILFVTSILSSLAFIWYGDFASFLAVVSSLLLFSYRSRNRKLKILFLIPVFAINSFTFIFRFFSFDKWLPKKNVSGVWQKTLAFIIIPLVFISLFFGIYSVGSNHFASLFKDYELDINLWQLLCVSVLGFFVAFNYWNYAVEKFIYKNNSLLNDDFEEQFKTPKSTYSFLDLNSERASGVISFICLNILLMFFIITYNYEQFYEVAKTPVQLSEETHERINAVIISIIMAVLVIMFYFKSGFNFDPKAKLMKILTKIWIILNGILVISAALKNYEYIVSFGFTYKRLGVMAFLLLALIGLTLTFIKIQRKKRNAFLFNMMIWYFYGTILACSYVNWGGIITSQNMKRKDFVVKYHLEQINFNERGLLQYAKDKNDPQLKKRAIEKMEDKRSRPFLSKILYYETLKE, encoded by the coding sequence ATGAAAACACATCATTATATATTCCTTACAACCGCTTTGTTTGTTATCCTGTTTTATGATCAGGACATGGGCATGAATCTTGGGATCCTAGGTATTATCTATGCCTTGCTGACTCTGTTCAAAACTCCGGAGAAAAACAAGACAAAAACTCTGTTGATACTTTTTGTTACAAGCATCCTGTCAAGTTTAGCTTTTATCTGGTACGGGGATTTTGCTTCTTTTCTGGCGGTTGTAAGTTCCCTGCTTCTTTTTTCTTACAGATCCAGGAACCGGAAGCTTAAAATCCTTTTTCTGATTCCTGTTTTTGCTATCAACAGTTTTACCTTTATTTTCAGGTTTTTCAGCTTTGACAAATGGCTGCCTAAAAAAAATGTTTCCGGGGTATGGCAGAAAACATTAGCCTTTATTATCATTCCTTTAGTGTTTATATCTCTGTTTTTTGGAATCTATTCTGTGGGAAGTAATCACTTTGCTTCCCTTTTCAAGGATTATGAGCTTGATATCAATTTGTGGCAGCTTTTGTGTGTCTCAGTTCTGGGCTTTTTTGTGGCATTCAATTACTGGAACTATGCTGTTGAGAAATTCATTTACAAAAATAATAGTCTGCTTAATGATGATTTTGAAGAACAATTTAAAACTCCAAAGTCAACCTATTCCTTTCTTGATCTCAATTCAGAAAGGGCAAGCGGCGTTATTTCTTTCATTTGCCTGAATATTTTGCTCATGTTTTTTATTATCACCTACAATTATGAACAGTTTTATGAAGTTGCAAAAACTCCGGTTCAGCTTTCGGAAGAAACCCACGAAAGAATAAATGCGGTTATTATATCAATCATCATGGCAGTTTTGGTGATTATGTTTTACTTCAAATCCGGTTTCAATTTTGATCCCAAAGCAAAGCTGATGAAAATTCTTACTAAAATCTGGATCATTTTGAATGGCATTCTTGTTATTTCTGCAGCATTAAAAAACTATGAATATATCGTAAGTTTTGGGTTTACCTATAAAAGACTGGGGGTGATGGCTTTCTTGTTGTTAGCACTTATTGGGCTGACTCTTACTTTTATTAAAATTCAACGGAAAAAAAGAAATGCGTTCCTGTTCAATATGATGATCTGGTATTTTTATGGAACAATTTTGGCTTGCAGTTATGTCAACTGGGGCGGAATTATTACTTCCCAGAATATGAAACGTAAAGATTTTGTTGTGAAGTATCACCTCGAGCAGATCAACTTTAACGAAAGAGGATTACTTCAGTATGCAAAGGACAAAAATGATCCCCAGCTTAAAAAAAGAGCCATAGAAAAAATGGAAGATAAAAGATCAAGGCCTTTTCTCTCAAAAATTCTTTACTATGAAACATTAAAAGAATAA
- the dtd gene encoding D-aminoacyl-tRNA deacylase: MKIVIQRVSEASVKVDGKIVGEIGKGLMLLTGIDENDEKSDADWLVQKILNLRIFGDEDDKLNLSVKDISGEILCISQFTLIADYKKGNRPSFIKAAKPDLAVPLFDYFKEEIAKSGLKTESGIFGADMKVSLINDGPVTIVMDSITKI, translated from the coding sequence ATGAAAATCGTTATACAGAGAGTTTCCGAGGCAAGTGTAAAAGTAGACGGAAAAATTGTAGGAGAAATAGGTAAAGGGTTAATGCTTCTGACAGGAATTGATGAGAATGATGAAAAGTCTGATGCAGACTGGCTTGTTCAGAAGATTTTAAATCTCAGGATTTTTGGTGATGAAGATGACAAACTTAACCTTTCTGTAAAAGATATTTCAGGTGAGATTCTTTGTATCAGCCAGTTTACCTTGATCGCAGATTATAAAAAAGGCAACCGCCCTTCTTTCATCAAAGCAGCAAAACCAGATCTGGCAGTTCCTCTTTTTGATTATTTTAAAGAGGAAATAGCGAAATCCGGATTAAAAACAGAAAGCGGTATTTTCGGGGCAGATATGAAAGTTTCCTTAATCAATGATGGCCCGGTAACAATTGTTATGGATTCAATCACAAAAATCTAG